One Psychrosphaera aestuarii DNA window includes the following coding sequences:
- the putA gene encoding bifunctional proline dehydrogenase/L-glutamate gamma-semialdehyde dehydrogenase PutA, which translates to MLFNDNLITDCPIRQKIRDFYRIDEEEAMKFILPEAEISLAARSRAWERARKMVVRIRKENTENSGIDALLNEYSLSSEEGVVLMCLAEALLRVPDKATQDKLIQDKIGQGAWSRHIGGSESMFVNASSWGLLLTGSMVKYSSDSTKAQYGILKRTVGKFGEPVIRKAMKIAMKIMGQQFVMGEDIEDATERAMKKETKGYVYSYDMLGEGARNMEDANKYYQAYVDAIKVIGKKAKGRGPRTSPGISVKLSAIHPRYEFGNRHRVLEEIVPKLKALALMAKDWDIGLTVDAEESERLDISLDIIEAVFLDDDLGDWNGFGLAVQAYQKRAIFVIDWLRSLTLKTHRKLMVRLVKGAYWDSEIKNAQRDGEPHFPVFTRKSSTDVSYHACANKLLEYRDTIYPQFATHNGYTASTILELAGDDKEGFEFQCLHGMGDSLYDQIVSEQKIQCRIYAPVGVHEDLLAYLVRRLLENGANSSFVNAIVDVEKPVEDLLFDPMERTQRLESVYNDQINLPHQIFGKERANSKGLDLTDINELLPLKKSLESWFETNQASVKAFKKDLPDNAHAVRNPANHSEVVGYHKFTSTDEMTKMLERADNAFTEWSTTSISVRAELLRKTADILEDNTEELIGLCIKEAGKIAKDGVDEIREAVDFCRYYAARAEELANDDRLEPRGVILCISPWNFPLAIFLGQVVAAVVTGNTVLAKPAEQTSLIAIRAVELMKQVGLPENVVQLVIARGPDVGNTLLPDERVKAVMFTGSTQTGTLISQILAERGGEQVPLIAETGGQNCMIVDSTALPEQVVDDVIASGFQSAGQRCSALRVLYIQEDIADNVIRMIKGALDELSIGDPALLSTDVGPVIDEKALAALNSHAEFMQSKGKLLFEGTLSSDCENGTYFAPRLYEIENINQLEKEVFGPCVHVIRFKADQIIEVVDQVNSTGFGLTMGIHSRIEERAVQLAKLSRAGNVYVNRNMIGAVVGVQPFGGRGLSGTGPKAGGPNYLPRLMIEKATPDEFDYPEEDPALETDDLSIDAAKEMMETAKFTRESWRLTDLVSRLSYVRQLLASIATVDIVDDLADNLEKTLKASRNQLINIERKMKKPVQLPGPTGESNTLFYEPRGTLVCFADKNVSFHYWTLSVVTALATGNVVIAVVSDLFYEEAQAFREKLLATGVEKGVLQVARLRHLEPLLGHEDLAGVVIESRSKRTAYVSEQLARRNGAILPVIEAEYDDNLISRMLTEKTVSIDTTASGGNTSLMTLTEDD; encoded by the coding sequence ATGTTGTTTAACGACAACCTAATTACAGATTGCCCAATTCGTCAAAAGATTCGAGACTTCTATCGCATTGATGAAGAAGAAGCAATGAAGTTTATCCTTCCTGAGGCAGAGATTAGTCTTGCGGCTCGTAGCCGTGCATGGGAAAGAGCTCGTAAAATGGTTGTTCGTATTCGTAAAGAAAATACGGAAAACAGTGGCATTGACGCACTTTTGAATGAATATTCATTATCTTCAGAGGAAGGCGTAGTTCTTATGTGTCTGGCAGAAGCCTTGCTTCGCGTTCCAGATAAAGCAACACAAGATAAATTGATTCAAGACAAAATAGGCCAAGGTGCTTGGAGTCGTCATATTGGTGGTAGCGAGTCCATGTTCGTTAACGCATCAAGTTGGGGACTATTACTGACCGGCAGTATGGTGAAGTATTCAAGTGATAGCACCAAAGCTCAATATGGTATTTTAAAACGCACTGTAGGTAAATTTGGTGAGCCGGTTATCCGTAAAGCAATGAAAATTGCAATGAAGATAATGGGTCAGCAGTTTGTAATGGGCGAAGACATCGAAGATGCAACTGAACGCGCCATGAAAAAAGAGACTAAAGGATACGTCTACTCCTATGACATGTTAGGAGAGGGTGCGCGCAACATGGAAGATGCCAATAAGTATTATCAAGCTTATGTTGATGCTATAAAAGTTATAGGTAAAAAAGCCAAAGGCCGTGGGCCGAGAACAAGCCCGGGAATTTCGGTAAAACTATCCGCTATCCATCCTAGATATGAGTTTGGTAACCGTCATCGTGTTTTAGAGGAGATTGTTCCTAAGCTAAAAGCATTAGCATTAATGGCTAAAGATTGGGACATCGGACTTACTGTAGATGCAGAAGAGTCGGAACGCCTAGATATATCTTTAGATATCATTGAAGCGGTTTTTCTTGATGATGACTTAGGTGATTGGAATGGATTTGGATTAGCGGTACAAGCTTACCAAAAACGAGCTATTTTTGTTATTGATTGGTTACGTAGCCTGACATTAAAAACTCACCGAAAGCTAATGGTGCGTTTGGTCAAAGGGGCGTATTGGGATTCTGAAATCAAAAACGCGCAACGAGATGGCGAACCACATTTTCCAGTATTTACTCGTAAATCCTCTACAGACGTTTCATACCACGCCTGTGCTAATAAATTGTTAGAGTATCGCGATACTATTTATCCGCAGTTTGCGACACATAATGGCTATACAGCTTCGACAATATTAGAGCTCGCTGGTGATGATAAAGAGGGTTTTGAATTTCAATGTTTGCATGGCATGGGCGATAGCTTGTATGACCAAATAGTGAGTGAGCAGAAAATTCAATGTCGTATTTACGCGCCTGTAGGCGTTCATGAAGACCTTTTAGCTTATTTGGTTCGTCGTTTATTAGAGAATGGTGCCAACTCGTCGTTTGTGAATGCGATTGTAGATGTTGAAAAACCAGTTGAAGACTTGTTGTTTGATCCTATGGAAAGAACACAACGACTTGAGTCTGTTTACAACGATCAAATTAATTTGCCACATCAAATTTTTGGTAAAGAGCGAGCCAACTCAAAAGGTCTAGATTTAACCGACATTAATGAACTATTACCTCTTAAAAAGTCATTGGAGTCTTGGTTTGAAACGAATCAAGCGTCGGTTAAAGCGTTTAAAAAAGACTTGCCAGATAATGCACATGCAGTTCGAAATCCTGCAAATCATTCAGAAGTGGTAGGCTATCACAAGTTTACTAGTACAGATGAAATGACAAAAATGCTTGAGCGAGCGGATAACGCCTTTACTGAATGGTCGACAACATCTATTTCAGTTCGAGCAGAATTATTGCGTAAAACCGCTGATATTCTTGAAGATAATACCGAAGAATTAATTGGTTTATGTATAAAAGAAGCTGGGAAAATAGCTAAAGACGGTGTGGACGAAATTCGTGAAGCGGTAGACTTTTGTCGTTACTATGCAGCTCGAGCCGAAGAACTTGCAAATGATGACAGGCTAGAGCCTCGAGGCGTAATTTTATGTATTAGCCCTTGGAACTTCCCGTTAGCGATATTTTTAGGCCAAGTGGTTGCCGCTGTTGTTACCGGTAATACGGTTCTAGCAAAGCCGGCGGAGCAAACGAGCTTAATTGCGATTCGAGCGGTAGAGTTGATGAAACAAGTTGGTTTGCCAGAAAATGTTGTCCAACTTGTTATTGCCAGAGGGCCTGACGTAGGCAATACCTTATTACCAGATGAGAGAGTAAAGGCAGTAATGTTTACCGGCTCTACTCAAACCGGTACCTTAATATCGCAGATATTAGCAGAGCGAGGTGGTGAGCAGGTTCCACTTATTGCAGAAACGGGTGGTCAAAATTGCATGATTGTTGACTCAACGGCGTTACCGGAGCAAGTTGTTGATGACGTGATTGCATCTGGTTTCCAAAGTGCCGGTCAACGTTGCTCGGCGTTAAGGGTGCTATATATCCAAGAGGATATTGCTGATAACGTGATCCGTATGATTAAAGGTGCGTTAGATGAATTATCCATAGGTGATCCGGCATTGTTATCTACAGATGTAGGTCCTGTAATCGATGAGAAAGCGTTAGCAGCTCTTAATTCACACGCCGAATTCATGCAGTCTAAAGGCAAGTTGCTATTTGAAGGCACGCTTTCAAGTGACTGTGAAAACGGAACTTATTTCGCTCCAAGGCTTTATGAAATAGAGAATATTAACCAGCTTGAAAAAGAAGTTTTCGGACCATGTGTTCATGTAATTCGTTTTAAGGCCGATCAAATAATTGAAGTTGTTGACCAAGTTAACTCAACAGGTTTTGGTTTAACTATGGGCATTCACTCTCGTATTGAAGAACGTGCAGTTCAACTCGCTAAGTTGTCTAGAGCGGGTAATGTTTACGTTAATAGAAACATGATTGGTGCTGTGGTAGGTGTACAACCATTTGGCGGCCGAGGCTTATCAGGAACGGGTCCTAAAGCGGGTGGTCCAAACTATTTGCCTCGTTTGATGATTGAAAAAGCAACGCCAGATGAATTTGATTATCCTGAAGAAGATCCAGCATTAGAAACAGATGACCTGTCGATTGACGCCGCTAAAGAGATGATGGAAACCGCTAAGTTTACCCGCGAGTCTTGGCGGTTAACTGATTTGGTAAGTCGCTTATCTTATGTACGACAGTTATTAGCAAGTATTGCGACTGTTGATATAGTTGATGATTTAGCCGATAACTTAGAAAAAACGTTAAAAGCGTCTCGTAATCAGTTGATTAATATTGAACGTAAAATGAAAAAGCCGGTTCAATTGCCTGGACCAACAGGTGAATCAAATACTCTATTTTATGAGCCACGTGGCACATTAGTATGTTTTGCAGATAAAAATGTATCGTTTCACTATTGGACATTATCTGTTGTAACGGCATTGGCAACAGGTAACGTTGTAATAGCTGTTGTTTCTGATTTGTTTTATGAGGAAGCTCAGGCGTTCCGTGAGAAGCTACTAGCGACGGGCGTAGAAAAAGGCGTACTACAAGTGGCAAGACTTCGTCATTTAGAACCATTATTAGGTCATGAAGACTTAGCAGGGGTTGTAATCGAGTCTCGATCTAAACGAACAGCCTATGTTTCTGAGCAATTGGCACGCAGAAATGGTGCAATACTTCCAGTTATAGAAGCTGAGTACGATGATAATCTTATTTCACGTATGTTAACGGAAAAGACAGTAAGTATTGATACGACTGCATCTGGTGGCAATACATCGTTAATGACGTTAACAGAAGACGACTAA
- a CDS encoding aldo/keto reductase produces the protein MKITTTLHNLGVSNRLVYGCMGLGGGWNNQAISDQDIKQAHEVIDVALEAGIQLFDHADIYTFNKAEQVFGKVIKQRPELLEQIVLQSKCGIRFEDDAGPKRYDFSKEWIESSVKGILKRLNIEQLPILLLHRPDPLMDSMELSDTLNTLQQQGLVGHFGVSNMSSHQMKSLQRNLNTPLVINQLELSLSKLDWLEQSVTSNVGSKVEHSFPIGTLEYCQDNEVQLQSWGSLSQGMFTGSSVANGNEDIKNTANLVKLIAKEQGVSPEAIILAWVMKHPANVMPIIGTTNCQRIKACQQALQVELSREQWYQLYVSSRGQELP, from the coding sequence ATGAAAATTACCACAACGTTACACAATTTAGGTGTATCCAATCGATTAGTCTACGGATGCATGGGACTGGGCGGCGGCTGGAATAACCAAGCCATCTCTGATCAAGACATAAAACAAGCCCATGAGGTAATTGACGTAGCGCTAGAGGCCGGGATCCAATTATTTGATCATGCCGATATTTATACTTTTAACAAAGCTGAACAGGTTTTCGGTAAAGTCATTAAGCAACGCCCAGAGTTGTTAGAACAAATTGTGTTGCAGTCAAAGTGCGGCATTCGTTTTGAAGATGACGCTGGCCCGAAAAGATATGACTTCTCAAAAGAATGGATAGAGTCGAGCGTAAAAGGCATTTTAAAGCGTTTGAATATAGAACAGTTACCAATATTACTTTTACATCGTCCGGACCCATTAATGGATTCGATGGAATTGTCTGATACCTTAAACACATTGCAACAACAGGGCTTAGTTGGACATTTTGGTGTTTCTAATATGTCGTCACATCAAATGAAGTCACTGCAACGTAACTTGAACACACCGTTAGTAATAAATCAGTTAGAGCTAAGCTTAAGTAAACTAGACTGGCTGGAACAAAGTGTAACTAGCAATGTCGGTAGTAAAGTGGAACATTCTTTTCCCATTGGTACACTTGAATATTGTCAAGACAACGAAGTGCAGTTGCAGTCTTGGGGGAGTTTAAGTCAAGGCATGTTTACAGGAAGTTCAGTGGCAAATGGCAATGAAGATATTAAGAATACTGCTAACCTTGTAAAACTAATTGCGAAGGAACAGGGTGTATCGCCTGAAGCAATTATATTAGCGTGGGTTATGAAACATCCTGCTAATGTAATGCCAATTATAGGTACAACTAATTGCCAACGAATAAAAGCCTGTCAACAAGCGTTACAAGTGGAGCTTAGCCGTGAGCAGTGGTACCAACTTTATGTTAGTTCGCGCGGTCAGGAGTTACCATAA
- a CDS encoding NAD(P)H nitroreductase has protein sequence MQALDLLLTRSSFSKLIAPAPSGEQLDKILQAGLRAPDHAHLSPYEIIVCEGEGLTKLTSILVESAIQSNYPEAKIEKAKTMVYRAPMVIVTIMRFKEHEKVPRVEQVATVGCATQNMQMAAQAMGFNGIWRTGSFATDSNVRKSFGLDEQDEIIGFLYLGTPESEPPIKRDRDPQKLVTYWR, from the coding sequence ATGCAGGCGCTAGATTTATTATTAACTCGATCATCCTTTTCAAAACTAATAGCTCCAGCGCCAAGTGGGGAGCAATTAGATAAAATTCTCCAAGCTGGGCTTCGCGCACCTGATCATGCTCACCTTTCTCCATATGAAATTATAGTTTGTGAGGGTGAAGGGTTGACTAAGCTAACAAGCATTTTGGTGGAATCAGCAATCCAGTCAAATTATCCAGAAGCAAAAATTGAAAAAGCAAAAACTATGGTATATCGCGCACCTATGGTTATTGTCACAATTATGCGATTTAAAGAACATGAAAAAGTGCCACGTGTAGAGCAAGTTGCAACGGTAGGCTGTGCGACGCAAAATATGCAAATGGCGGCTCAGGCTATGGGGTTTAATGGTATTTGGCGCACCGGCTCATTTGCAACGGATAGCAATGTTAGAAAGTCATTTGGTCTTGATGAGCAGGATGAAATCATTGGTTTCTTATATTTAGGCACGCCAGAATCTGAGCCACCAATAAAACGCGATCGAGACCCTCAGAAGCTGGTGACTTACTGGCGTTAA
- a CDS encoding DoxX family protein, giving the protein MKKIFNYYERWVAKMEHLDGIPPLLIRLYLSPIFIQAGWNKLINFDSTVAWFANPDWGLGLPFPELLAGMAAGTEFIGGWLILVGLATRIIAIPLAFTMAVAALTVHWDNGWLAIADASSWMADGTIILNESVLAATAKKEAAITILQEHGNYEWLTSSGSFTILNNGIEFAVTYFVMVLVLLFAGAGRYTSIDYYIHKSMAQQIS; this is encoded by the coding sequence ATGAAGAAGATATTTAATTATTACGAACGATGGGTGGCAAAAATGGAGCACTTAGATGGTATTCCACCACTATTAATTCGACTGTATTTGTCGCCGATTTTTATTCAAGCTGGCTGGAATAAATTGATTAACTTTGATAGCACGGTTGCTTGGTTTGCTAATCCAGACTGGGGCCTGGGATTACCGTTTCCAGAGTTACTTGCCGGAATGGCCGCTGGAACAGAATTTATAGGAGGTTGGTTAATACTTGTAGGCCTAGCGACACGAATTATTGCAATTCCTTTAGCTTTCACAATGGCCGTCGCCGCATTGACAGTGCATTGGGATAATGGATGGTTAGCAATAGCCGACGCATCTAGCTGGATGGCCGATGGTACCATCATTCTAAATGAAAGTGTTTTAGCCGCGACAGCTAAAAAAGAAGCTGCGATCACTATTTTGCAAGAGCACGGAAACTATGAATGGCTCACTAGTTCAGGTTCTTTTACTATTTTAAATAACGGAATTGAATTCGCTGTAACTTATTTTGTGATGGTCTTGGTATTGTTATTTGCTGGCGCTGGCAGATACACAAGTATTGATTACTATATTCATAAGTCGATGGCTCAACAAATAAGCTAG
- a CDS encoding class I SAM-dependent methyltransferase → MPAIIIRNERVKAITRKHPWIFSKAIKKIIDNPALGETIEIKDEDGNWLATGSYSPHSQIRARIWSFEQGEAIDHGFFVRRIQRAQAIRQDIIAKGQLTGYRLLAAENDGLPGVTVDVFDTTIVIQLVSAGAEFQREDIISALKEVFPGFTIYERSDADVRGKEGIKKARGLVHGELADEIVISENGIKAYVDVEQGHKTGFYLDQRDNRATLETYVKDKSVLNCFSYTGTFGLYALRGGATSVTQVDLSADALAIAERNVELNGFDNQKVEYVKHDVFKLLRKYKEDGKKFDVIVMDPPKFAESKAQLNGACRGYKDINRIAMELLNPGGHLLTFSCSGLMETNLFQKVVADAALDANRDVFFKEKLSQAHDHIISSAYPEGFYLKGFVCQVF, encoded by the coding sequence ATGCCTGCAATTATTATTAGAAATGAACGAGTCAAAGCTATCACCCGAAAGCATCCTTGGATCTTCTCCAAAGCCATCAAAAAAATTATTGATAACCCAGCATTAGGTGAAACGATAGAAATTAAAGATGAAGATGGCAACTGGTTAGCAACAGGCTCTTACTCTCCTCATTCTCAAATAAGAGCAAGAATATGGAGCTTCGAACAAGGTGAAGCTATCGACCACGGGTTTTTCGTTCGTCGTATACAACGCGCGCAAGCAATTCGCCAAGATATTATTGCTAAGGGACAGTTAACAGGCTATCGCTTATTAGCAGCTGAAAATGATGGATTACCGGGCGTTACAGTCGACGTATTTGATACAACGATTGTTATACAGCTAGTCAGTGCTGGCGCAGAGTTCCAACGTGAGGATATCATTTCAGCGTTAAAAGAAGTATTTCCAGGTTTTACTATTTATGAGCGCTCAGACGCTGACGTACGAGGTAAAGAAGGCATTAAAAAAGCGCGTGGTTTAGTGCATGGCGAATTAGCGGACGAAATAGTTATTTCAGAAAATGGCATCAAGGCCTACGTTGATGTCGAGCAAGGTCATAAGACTGGCTTTTATCTAGACCAACGCGATAACCGAGCAACTTTAGAAACTTATGTAAAAGACAAATCTGTACTTAATTGCTTTAGTTACACAGGTACCTTTGGGCTATACGCTCTGCGTGGTGGTGCAACAAGCGTAACTCAGGTCGATCTATCTGCAGACGCACTTGCTATTGCTGAGCGCAACGTCGAATTAAATGGCTTTGATAATCAGAAAGTTGAATACGTTAAGCATGATGTCTTTAAGTTACTTCGTAAATATAAAGAAGATGGTAAAAAGTTTGACGTTATCGTTATGGATCCACCAAAATTTGCTGAATCAAAAGCACAATTAAACGGTGCATGTCGTGGCTATAAAGACATTAACCGTATTGCTATGGAGCTTTTGAATCCAGGTGGTCATCTATTGACCTTCTCATGCTCTGGCTTAATGGAAACAAATCTATTTCAAAAAGTCGTTGCGGATGCGGCACTAGATGCCAATCGGGATGTATTCTTTAAAGAAAAATTAAGCCAAGCGCATGACCATATTATCTCTAGCGCTTACCCAGAAGGTTTCTATCTAAAAGGTTTTGTTTGCCAGGTATTCTGA
- a CDS encoding pirin family protein gives MKKQITRVLNGMPTQDGAGVNLTRAIGQPALRNLDPFLMLDEIRSDNPDDYIAGFPAHPHKGFETLSYMIQGSMEHNDSTGGHGLITSGGVQYMTAGKGIIHSETPKQDSGMLFGFQLWLNLPAKDKLQQPKYIDIPKKDIPVLKGTEDTGADATIKVIAGKFNGVGTEGPVVRSDIEAEIYDVTLNKGSLSTNIHTDKRGFIYVYHGKLEINGQVVAAKQIATLGEGEAIDLVALEESGFLLLAGLPINEPIIQYGPFVMNSMSEIDTALRDYQSGNFV, from the coding sequence ATGAAAAAACAAATAACAAGAGTATTAAACGGTATGCCGACGCAAGATGGCGCGGGCGTAAATTTAACTCGCGCAATTGGTCAGCCTGCATTACGGAATTTAGACCCGTTTTTAATGTTAGACGAAATAAGGTCGGACAATCCCGATGATTATATTGCTGGTTTTCCAGCTCACCCGCATAAAGGTTTCGAGACGTTATCCTATATGATCCAAGGTAGTATGGAGCACAATGACTCCACTGGCGGACATGGGCTTATAACATCCGGCGGCGTGCAATACATGACAGCAGGTAAAGGCATTATTCATTCAGAAACGCCTAAGCAGGACTCAGGCATGTTGTTTGGCTTTCAGCTTTGGCTAAACTTGCCAGCAAAAGATAAGCTACAACAGCCTAAATATATTGATATACCAAAAAAAGACATACCGGTTTTGAAAGGAACAGAAGATACAGGCGCAGACGCGACGATAAAAGTGATTGCCGGAAAATTTAACGGTGTGGGTACCGAAGGTCCAGTTGTTCGCTCTGATATCGAAGCAGAAATTTACGACGTTACGCTTAATAAAGGTTCATTAAGCACTAATATACATACTGACAAACGAGGCTTTATCTATGTTTACCATGGCAAGCTTGAAATTAACGGTCAGGTTGTTGCGGCTAAACAAATAGCAACTTTAGGCGAGGGTGAAGCCATTGACTTAGTTGCATTAGAAGAGTCTGGTTTTTTATTGTTAGCCGGATTACCTATTAACGAGCCTATTATTCAGTACGGCCCATTTGTCATGAATTCAATGAGTGAGATAGATACAGCGCTGCGTGATTATCAGTCGGGTAACTTTGTATAA